DNA from Tripterygium wilfordii isolate XIE 37 chromosome 4, ASM1340144v1, whole genome shotgun sequence:
ATGCCAGTGTTAGCTATTTGATTCCATTTATAGGCATGTACCTCTCCTGTCCTCTTtgaattttatttgttatttatgtccgatatatttatttcatttggcTACTATATATTGTAGTTATTCCTACTTATCATACTGCCTGCCATGGAAATAGTTCAATGCGATTCCTACTTATCATACTGTTTGTCATGGGAATAGTTCAATGCAATCTCAGTAACTTATGACCTGCCAGTGCCTGCAAAGCTGCATTTAGTGAGGCTAGGCAATAGGCATCCAGGACTAGTGGAAACTATCCCATCAGTGGGAGTGCATGTTCATCTGACCCTGCTACAGGAGTTTATAATTCCAATGTAAGAGAGTTTTGTTGGTTGTGGATTGTGTTGGAGTGAGTAGCTCTAACACTCGCACTTCCTTTGATTGAGCCTGAATATGGATCTGCACTCTAAAACTCCACGACACCACCCCCTTCCTCCAAAGCAAAAATTGGAACACCCTTTTCTTCTACTTTTCATACTCACTTTTCTTACTGCAAAATTATGTGGAGCTAATCGTGGTTTGCTAATGTAGATCTGAAAGGGAAAAGCTCGAGGAAGAGCTTATGGAATTGAATAGGGAGATGGCTGATTTGCGCTCTGAAAGTGGCGAGGCAGCAATCCAGAAACTCCAGGATGAAATTAAGGACTGCAAAGCTATTCTCCAAATGTGGTGTGTGTTTTGACCGGCCAAAGGAGGTATATAATCATTTCGATTTTGAACCTCTTTGCGAATCCTTATGCTGTTTCTTGAGAGTCTCTTGATTACATTCGGAATGGTTCTCCATTCCTACATATCTCAACAGTGCATTAGGCTAGACAGAATTTTCAAAGCTACATGCCTAGTGATATGCTTGTTGTTGGTCTGTGTGCTTTGTATTTTTGGCAGGTGGTAATCTTGAAATGCTATCATCTGTTCTGCAATCAATGCAtccaaaggaatttagagatcCGTCATCGGAAATGCCCTGGCTGTGGAACTGCATTTGGACAAAATGATGTCCGGGCTGTGAGAATATGAAGGTCCATTCCATTATTATGTGCAGGCATATGACTGAATTACATCCGACAACGTGCTGTAGTTGGTTATACTGGAGGCCAACAATGAAGCATCAGTTCTTGATGTCTTCAGAACTCCGGTTGTAActaaaaataaagaagagaaaGGGAGGGACTAGGAGAGTGTGAGGAAAGGGTAGGCTTTGTACATTCAACCCATACAAATTTGTTCCATGAGCCATCATCACTGGTTTGGGCCAAAGGCTGTGTGGGTTGTTGTGGTTGGGCctatgataaaaaagaagggcgaaaggcccaaaaaaatatgaaaaagaaaagaggcgAAAAATATATTAACGACTCAAAAGGGTCAATACCATGATTACCATCCCAGTTATCCCAGAGactcttgattttgtttttattagtgAGTGATCAAATGTTGCACCTAATTTGATTAACTGCCTCTGAATTTGGTTATTGGTTGCTCAAATGTCTTGTCTTGGTAAAACTCTCATCCTGCCGTTTTGTATATACGAACAATCTATTCCTGTACAATATATGCTAACGTGGGGGCTTCATCGTTGCTTCCAAGAAATGAAGtccaaataaaaaggaaaaaaaaagactaaacaaacaaaacaaaacttggttttCATTTCACTTCTATGATTCTATCCATGGTGATATGGAACATACTCGATGGAAATTTAGCATGATGATATGAAACATACTCAATGGAAATTTAGAataaagtaaattttttttgaaaatgaataatattatcCCTAAATCTGTAATCTacctttaaaaaaagaaaaaagaaaaacgtaaTCTATCTTGTTTTCTTCTCCACTTGAcaaccctaaattttttttaaaaaattgttacATTTGGGATAAATGAACATGTAACTCCTAAGTTTTCTTTATAGTAATCAATTGTACAGGTCAGCAAACTAAACAACTTCCAATCCAATTTCATACCAACTGCAACTGCTATTAGAAAACTAATTCGTGATTATGTATTATACGTAATCTTAATAGTTAAATCAATTATTTATTTGCTTTTATTATCCGTAGTTTGTAAACGTTGAGATTCCTGGACATGTTGGCATACGATCAGGATTGTGTCACTGTCATTGTGAATGATCCGGTGTCGTTTATCGGCATAGCTAAACCCGGAAGACAGCTTTATGTTTCCCATAATATCCTTCACAATGCCTTTCAAATTAGCTTCACAGCTGACAGCCCCTCTCCAAGTCCATCTCTGGCTCTTCAATGGCACgactccttctctctctcatctttctctctctaaccaCCTCTCTTTCTCCACACCCTTCAATCCCAACCATCCGATTTCCCCTCTCTTCGCTGTCAATGACGTCCACGACCTCCTCCCTCAGTACGGCTTCCCCAGAGGCCTCATTCCGGCCAATGCCAAATCCTACACTCTCGAAGACGACACCGGATCATTCACAATCCATCTTGAGGCACCATGTTTATGTTCAATTTGATCAGCTGGTCTGGTATGACAAGATAATCAAAGGGAGGTTGACTTATGGAGCTGTTCATGATGTATCAGGAATCCAGGCCAAGAAGCTCTTCCTCTGGTTGCCTGTGACTGGGATTGAGGTTGATAAGGATGCAGGCATGCTTGAGTTCTATGTTGGGGCTTTGTACTGAGAAATTGCCTGCTAAGCAGTTCCAGGAAGTTCCTACCTGTAGGGGCAAGGGTTCCTTGCGGACCAATCTGGCATCCATTTGAGGtacttatgtttttcttttatttttttccccctaattGGATTGACAGGTACAAGTGATAGGCTGatagcttttgtttttttgggtgTATATTGATCATTCCAATTACTAATTTTTGTATCCTTTCTCGTTTGAACAttggttttctttgatgataATCTCTGTTATGCTTAAATTGTTATTGGGGATTATGTTTCTGGGTATTGGAATTTGAAGGTATGATCGTTTGATTTGTAATTGGCAGATATAAAACTCATTAGTTCCCCGAGAAGAAAAGCCAGTCATCACCAATGCCTTCTGGTTTACTCTGTGGTTAGGTGATTGAGCCGTCATTTAACTTTTATGCTATTCATAAAAAAGGAAGTTGGTATGCCTACTTGAAGTAGAGGCAaagtaggtttttttttaattgtaactTGGTGATTTAACCCACAACTGGTGGTCTAGAGGTCGGTGTAGTTTATACTGTTAGGGTGAATGTAGCATGAGCTGAGAGAGAGCAGATATGATACATTGATATCTGCAACTATGTCTACTAATTTGCCAAATCTTATTGTGCTTTAAAGTTGAGATGGGATTGGAGTGTTAATTCAGTGTGTTTCCAGTTCCTTTTTTTTACCCGGATTAGCAGTGGAGTTTTGATTAGTTCAGAAGCTTGAACATGCCTGCAATGTGGTTTTCTAAAGTTCTCCAATGAAGATATTTCACACTCAACAAGCTTTATGGTTAACagattgaaatcaaattttcggCATTGGCAATAACTATATTTGCTCATCTTTTTACCTAACAGAAGATGCAACTGGATTTCTTTGGAAATTTACTTCTCATTGTTAGATGTTAGTCTGAAGACTAATACACAAAACCACATGTCTGGTTCTGAATCTCACAATTAGGCTAAGTTAGTCGATGATATTTAATTGTATCGGTGCTACCAAACGCTGAAGGTAATTTGACCATCTCTACATGAGCTCTTCTGGTTCAAACAATGATATCAGAAGTCTGAACTGAAGTTACATATTGCATTGAAATGTTGTGCAGTCTCTGTTGTCTTAAGATGTTGTGTAGATAGATTCTGATTGATCGAATTTGGCAGTGATATCACTTATATATTGTCCTTTGATTGATGAAAGATCAGGCCAGCCAATATTGCAACGTAAGATTTCTGTGATTACTTGTATTGGTTATATCTCTACTTTGGCATTTTGCAGGGGAGAATGCCAACTTGATACAAAGAGAGTCCCGAGACTCATCTTATTCAAAGCTTTCCGAGAAAAAGTCAGAAAACCTTAAATGCCTACCGATCAAGAAATGGATGCTATCAAAGGCAAATTATGTAAATCTCATGGtttctattatatatatgtgaataAGTTAagataaatattttctttgtatGTAATTTGTTATGGATTGGGCGTGAATGCCAAACTCAACCCTCCTCCCCAAGCATAATATATTTCTGATCCAAAACACAAGGGAATGAGGGATGGCTACTTGCCTGTGATGTTGGATTGAGCCCTTCAGTCAAGAATGGCAACTTTTCAACTGTCAAAGGGTGTGAAAGTGAGTGAAACCTTTGAAATCTAACTTTAGTATAGTTGTTTGGAGAATAATAAAGAATCAACCGCTCTAATCATACAcattataaaaatcaaattatgaCTAGACTGCCTAACTAGAATCAACGACCAATTTGCTATTAAATCATCAATATTATAAACCTTATTAGTTGGTCTCAAAATAATGTTGCATACAATATAAAAATGTTATGGAAATTATACTGCAAATAAGTAAAATAGGTCATTTCTAAGTTCCAACAATAAACTCAATGCAAGTGAGTCACTCCAACCCAATTAACCCAAAAATGCTTTGAATGACAAGGAATCATATGCTTAGAAATGGTCAATATGGAGGTGAAAAAATTTTGTACTCACAAGCTTGACATCCTAAATTTAGGcgcatatcgaatgttcaaatggcatattatatatatagtgtcGCTATCGGTTATCAAAAAGAAGCAGCCAATCTATAACTGTGCTTTAAGACTTAGCTTAGATTCTCCCTAAAAATATAGTAGAGGCCTTAATATGCATCTAATGCGAATCAGAGAGCTTGATTCTTTGTAAAACGTGACGTAACAAAGTCTAAAAAGAATCTTGTCACAGTTAGTGAAGCACTTAATGATTAATCTATTATATGCACTTAATTCACCATCCTCTACATTCAGCCGAACAACAAGCATATGCACACACTTTCtgacacccccccccccccccgccccCCCGCACGCCCACGCACACATCTTTCCCAGTTTTCAGTTCTTTCGTTGTGGTTTCAGCCACGAAAAACACATGCCTCTGAGTATAGCTACTGTAAACATATAAATACAACTTCTTGTTGAACAAAAAATTCAGCTCTTAAGCATACCTGAAACCTTCATTGTTCATACTCACCTCTCCTCCTTTGTCCCACTCAAGCCAAACAGGCAGTCTAAATGGAAATCTACAGAGAAGTCCCGATTCACGACGGCCATCAGACTAATGACAAGGAGATCAAGccaagaaggaaagaaaagacaGTGAAGCAATTGCGTatgggaaaagaaaagggagacATAAATGAATTAGTGGATGCTTTCATCAAGCACTTCCACAACCAGCTCAAATATAAGCAGGACAAGTCGATGAAGATGGTTGCCTGAAGCTGAGGAACATGTAATACACATACATTCATTCATTCTATAGATGCTAATGCTTAAAGATAAAATCTATTATTGTACATAATGGCCAGGCCACAACTGTCATCGCTATAATAAGTGTACTAAGTACTAACTCAATCCTTGTTCTAGAAGGAGACAGATATTGTAGTTCATACTCTCTCTTCAGAATTTCAAGGGCTCATAAGATATAACAAAGATGCAGTAACACTGGCCACTATCAGCCATGGAGTACTAAAAACAAGGGTAATAACaaagatttgatttttttcactAACCAAGTGTAATATAGACGTAAACTAGCTCATCCGAAATAAACACATGTACATTCATAGAGCAACTAAGGAGATTACATACTACTAAGGCAGGAACCCAAGAAAAGACATTGCCCAAGAGCAAAGGACAAGATTTACAGGTATCTGCTATATTTCACTTATGTAAAAGAAATGGCCTCACAGTTTTATTGCCGAAATCAACAGTCCATTGGCAACTTGTCAATACTTCTTGACCAACATGAAAGGCGCCATCTTGTTCCCATCATTTCTCCAAAACAAGATGAGCATTCCAATTTAtctgcgttttttttttttaaattgagaaACCAATCCACCAGTATATTCGTCATTTTTAACAATTCATTATGAACATCAGAGGATCCACTCCCCAGGAAGTTCACTATTGATTCAATCTCCCTGATGTATAAACAGACAGTTTAACCAAGATAATTCCCAGTAGTCTACGAAAAACATGAGCAAATGAATTCTGGTTGTCATGCCTGAAGCACCTGACAGTGCACAATGTGACTTTTCAAACTGCTTCGGCCTGCTATACTTGACCATAAATTTGTCACAAGAGTCCTAAAATGTCCTCTCCCTGCAATATTTTCCCATAGGTGAGGGTTACTCTCTACTTGTTTGTCAGGGCTTGAAACGTCAACCATACTGATGCTCATGTTGTTACGAACAATGCAAAGCTTCCCATTAAGAGGGACAAGAGCAGCAGCCTCCAAAGAATGGGAGCTCCCAAGGTGGAGCTTGCTATCTATAAATCTGTTCCATGAATCTGTTGCTCCATCATAAATTCTAAGCTTGCACCCATCCCGGCAATCCAATGCATAGAGTCGTCCATTTAGAGATATGCTGGGGTTGCGCCACCCAGCAACCATTCCATCATTGATTGGAGTCCAGGTATTGGCATCAGGATCATAGGCTTCACTCATGACCTCACGGTGGGAACCAAGACCTTTTAGAAACCACTTTCCCTCGTAAATGACACCGATAAAGGGAACCATAGCTGTGCTCATATCAGAAATAAAGCTCCAACGGTTCTTGTTTGGATCATATACTTCAGCAGAACGGAGTGTCCTCTGGATTCCTTCGCATTCTCCTCCAGCCACATAAAGGCAGTTGTTAATGACACATGAGCCAAAGAAATGACGTTTTTCGAAGCATATCGGGAGCCCTGTGCCATTTGTTTGTTCGGGCACTGTAGAAAATGACTCGTCTCATAGAACCCCTTAGTGGatccttccctccaaataagTACAAGTGGCAACCACTCAGAACAGCACAACCAAAGCCAAGGGCCTCAGAGTACTCCCTGGGGACTGGTGGAAGTGGCTGCCAGAGCTGACTCATGGGATCAAAAGCATTCCACGAGATCTTTCCATCACGGTCTCTCTTGACAATATAAACCCACTCTTCCGCCATACCAAGACTTTTCCGAAGTGAATAAAAGAAGTTGCCAGCCAGTAGTCGATACCATCTCTTACAAACTAGACGAAGCTTGCGATGTTCAGCACGGGGAACCCGGATCAGACATGCAATGGCAAGGTCATCAGGAAGGCCAGGCAGAAGTGGAGCCTGGACTCTGCTTCTCTCCCTACGTGAGTTTTTGCTCTTGTGTGCATTAGGATTAATATCAGGCTGGATGCAGAGTTTTGACCCTGGGACAAATTTCCTTGCCTCAGCAACTGTTTTCAGGCCAGCATCTACCTTGCAGTAACAGGATACAGAATCAACCTGTAAAACAATCAATTTTAGAATGTGATCTATAAAAGCAGTTTCCCACTGAAGTAGTCAGTAGAATGTAAGGTGAACTGCATGTATGTGAGAGAACAAACTGTCAAACAAATCCTCATCTAAGCTCAGGGCATGCAGCCTTCCAAAAGATATCAATCCTATTATATTTTTACTTTCccaatttgtatatttttaagAGGTTTGGATGTACTCTCGCTCTCAGAATTGTGTGTTCTGCCTCTTGAACCACAATACTGAGATCTTAGAAAAACCTAAACTTTTCtccattgaaatttgaaaaacgaAAAACTAATTTTTCCCTTCTGTGTTATGAACTTGTCAATTGTAttcattttgattaattttcttCAAAGGGAACAAGGCGGACtgaaatttgaaaacaaaaactaattttttccctttcagTCCGCCTTGTTCCCTTTAAAGAAAACTAATCAAAACGAATACAACTGACAATTTCAAAACACAGAAGGCCAAAATATAGTCATCACCATCTTTAGAAAGTTGGCCTTACATTCAGCACTATACTCCTTGGAAAAATGGCTTCAGCTCAAGATGATGCATTGCCTGATCATGTAAATAATCAAGCTAGCATATGAAGCAAAAATAAAGTAGCCAGTGGACAAGTAGCAAAGAGTTATCAACAACACACGTATACAAAACCATGAACAAAAAGATATCCTACATAACCAACATAGCCTTCTGAGCTTATTTACCATAGCATGCACAAGTTATGCTTCGTATTGAACTCTTTCTAAAAATCATcggttcaaaatttcaaataataatTGGCACTCAAATGCAGTATTAGTCATGTTCATTGCAATCATGGACATAGAAAACAGGGCAAAATCACAAATCTGCATAAGGGACTTCTAATTTGAGAAGGATTTTACCAGGGATTCTAACAGAACTAGTAAAAGGAAATAACCCAATAAAATTTGCAAGAAATGAAAACGCCCCAGCATTTCTCAATCATaaattatcataaaaaaaagCTCCACAAACCTCCATCCAGAATGCATAATTCACCAGCCGTTCTAGTAGATGCATGTTCAAAATCAGATACAAGCAAAAACCCAAGAATCCAAAATGCAAACAACGGAGAGAGGAAATTCCGAACGGAAATTCTTGTTATATgttctgaaaattttcttttagacACCACATTTGGTGAcggaaaattaaacaatttgtcAGCTCTAGAAGAATGAAACCAATATAGCTAAAAAAAACCCATCTGAAATTCAAATGATGGAAAACCCAAACAATTCCGAGAAACAACAACACTTTGCAAGAGAGAGACTAAAAGATCAAGAAAGCTTACCAGCGGAGCTTGAACTCGAAATCCCCTATGAGCATTTGAAGATCGCTGTTGAACGGATTGTTCCATCTGTCAGAAGCTATGATTCATAGATAAGCTGCAGCAAAATCAGGCCTAACAGAGGCTTAATTAGAAATCCAGATCGAAAACTAATTGAAATTCAACACCTAAATCTGAGCAAGCCGAGCAACCATTGAAAAAAGATACTCGGTTTTTGTTgttgtcttttccttttctttaatgtacaaatctcttcaaatgcaaacaaaagcaTCCCAAAAAACCAACAAGAAGCTCTTTACGAGTTGCAAGTACAAAACGTGAGTGCACCTCTCATACACTTTCTCTCTCCACAGTCTACACAACAGAACAGAACTCTACGGACGAAAGGGCTTGAATGAAATTATTGAAATAATATAGTTTAATGCGGTCTATTAAATGATTTAGTTTTATAATAAAGTTGTGATTTTCAACTCTGGTGTAGTGTCGTGGCCGGGTCAAACACATTTAAGATGAATATGAGAGAGAAGAGGAAGTGGGTGATTGATTACGagtttttggtttttgtgaaTTGAATCACactactttttctttctttctttttccaaaaGGCACGTGAGAAGAACGTGATAAATACGATTGCTAAATTAATTTTCAAGGTTATTTgcgtataaaaaaaatatatatatatatatttttgcaaataaaaatgattaaataaaacatcaaaacttAGCTTGTGTAATTTGTGATGATAAGCCCACGAGATCCAATTATTATAATTTCTAATGAAGTTCCAGTactaattattaaaataatcatcATTTGTTGTATTAAATCAACACATCTGAAACTGAAAATGTATTTGTGGACTCCACATTAAATAAGTTGGCACATAATCACTAAGTCTATGACTAATTATatccaataaataaaatcatctaTGACTATTAAGGAGTGAATTGTCACGGTGATGATGATATTAACTTCGATGGTGTAAACATATATGCAATCAAAACATTAATAAAGCTGACTATGACTATTTATCTATGCCACAAAATGATGCAACGATAGTGTAGTTATACTTGCTCTTTTGGATCATCTGCAAACGTCAAACTCCTGATGATTCAAAGAATTGTCAAATACCTCCGCACAACCATCATCAAAATATACTACTACCGTGTACATTAACATAGTGATAAATACATTAATGTCAATAAATCAGATGAATCCTCAAGAGACAGCAAAATAGAAAAGCAACCCCAGCCCACCGCATGCTTCAGTATCTTCTACTTGGATGTTAAATAAATTGGTAAAGAGATCCATCAATTTAAGGTCCAGTGTTCACCCAATTCGCATTCATCGCCTACAGCAAAACTTTCATCTCAAAAGGGCACAGAAATTCCAAGTTTATTTCAATATATAAAAGACTTTACTTCATTGAGGAGAAAGTAAACTTCAAAGGAACTCTGTCAAGGATCAGATACCCCAATGGTTATATCCCGATAAAATGGGTTGAAAAACACGCCTATGAGATTGAAAAGGATGCAGCAGCCGAAAGAACGCACTCCCTCTCCCACTGTACACATCCTACACAACCCACCATCACCCAGCAAACTGAAGGAaatagttggaaaaaaaaaatcaagactcAGGAGAGAGCCAGAACACAAAGTAACCCCTATTCTGTTAGAACTGTTTCCCCATAACCTACCAACATTCAACGCGTATGTTCCTGCAACCACCCCAAACTTACATTATCCCCTCCCTCACCCGCAATGACTGTAGTAACACTGAAACACTAACTAAAAGGCacagaggagaaaaaaagaaaaaagaaaaccccaAAAGTATCCCCTATGAAAGGGGGAATAGTCTGCAATCACTAGACACTAAGTATGTAGAATGTTCAGTTATTAATCCCACGCACTGGTAACCCCTGGGCCATACCCTCCTCCGTAACCACTAGAAGCCCCCAATCCACTGCCACTGCTGTAGCCTCCACCATAGTAATCTGAACCACCCTTAGTGAAAGAAGAGTCCCTTCGAAAGTCACGGCTGCCGAACCGGCCTCCCCCTGAACGACGATTCCTCCCTCCGCCATAAGAGCGCACTGCAAACCGAGATAACCAAGCAGGTACTTCTTGATTCGCCTCTAGCATTAGATCAGATAATGATTTTGCCAGCGATCCATTGTTCTCGTTGAAGAAGGCAGTAGCCAAGCCTGTTTTACCAGCTCTCCCTGTTCGACCAATTCGATGGACATAATCATCAATGTCATTTGGTAGATCAAAGTTCACCACATGAGCAACGTGGGGAATGTCAAGACCACGTGCTGCCACATCCGTTGCCACCAAAATTGGTGTGATGCCAGTTTTAAATGACCGCAATGCTTGTTCTCTTTCCTGCAACATATATGAATAAGAACCTAGAGATGTAAGAAGCAGACAACTGATCTGCACCGCAACACCCACGCAACGTAGAAGCTGTTAAACTAAGTCCTGGAACAATTAACTCAATCAACAGAATCATGGCAGGCAGAACTGAAGAACAATTCACAATGTTAAGCAATATAGACGGAACAACA
Protein-coding regions in this window:
- the LOC119997924 gene encoding LOW QUALITY PROTEIN: F-box/kelch-repeat protein At1g55270-like (The sequence of the model RefSeq protein was modified relative to this genomic sequence to represent the inferred CDS: deleted 1 base in 1 codon) — protein: MEQSVQQRSSNAHRGFRVQAPLVDSVSCYCKVDAGLKTVAEARKFVPGSKLCIQPDINPNAHKSKNSRRERSRVQAPLLPGLPDDLAIACLIRVPRAEHRKLRLVCKRWYRLLAGNFFYSLRKSLGMAEEWVYIVKRDRDGKISWNAFDPMSQLWQPLPPVPREYSEALGFGCAVLSGCHLYLFGGKDPLRGSMRRVIFYSARTNKWHRAPDMLRKRHFFGSCVINNCLYVAGGECEGIQRTLRSAEVYDPNKNRWSFISDMSTAMVPFIGVIYEGKWFLKGLGSHREVMSEAYDPDANTWTPINDGMVAGWRNPSISLNGRLYALDCRDGCKLRIYDGATDSWNRFIDSKLHLGSSHSLEAAALVPLNGKLCIVRNNMSISMVDVSSPDKQVESNPHLWENIAGRGHFRTLVTNLWSSIAGRSSLKSHIVHCQVLQA